A stretch of Henckelia pumila isolate YLH828 chromosome 4, ASM3356847v2, whole genome shotgun sequence DNA encodes these proteins:
- the LOC140867059 gene encoding uncharacterized protein isoform X4 — protein sequence MMNLHLPKIKASPKRHTELQSAQAIEIANMVATGIYDTGTGLNQIGTLQRAGKTRWSSHFESICSMIDMYKSVIIVLEHMVEEASSNSIRGEATGSLIVLKSFDFIFILYLMHKIMAITDLLCRALQEKSLDILNAMDLVSTTKTLLHTLREEGYDILLMIVQSVCENNGIEIPDMNACYRSGTRSSCQQRDSITFEHHYRFDVFNAAIDFQVEELNNRFDDGAVELLRLSAALEPRNNFKLFNADDIYNLAEKFYPGDFNGQELHYLRSQLVHYKVDNIHNERFQNISTISELCRRLVETEKAKYYQSIDKLIRLVLTLPVSTATTERLFSAMKLLKTSLRNKMEEEFLTDSMIVYIEREFTAKIDTDSIIDEFYSMKNRRAHLQ from the exons ATGATGAATCttcatcttccaaaaatcaag GCATCTCCAAAACGTCACACTGAGTTGCAATCTGCCCAAGCTATTGAAATTGCAAATATGGTAGCCACTGGTATTTATGATACAG GCACTGGCCTTAATCAGATTGGTACTTTACAGCGAGCTGGTAAGACACGTTGGAGTTCTCATTTTGAGTCGATTTGCAGTATGATAGATATGTACAAATCAGTGATTATTGTGCTTGAGCACATGGTGGAGGAAGCATCTTCGAATTCTATACGTGGGGAAGCTACGGGTTCATTGATTGTGCTCAAATCATttgatttcatatttattttatatttgatgCACAAGATAATGGCGATAACAGATTTGCTTTGTCGAGCTTTGCAAGAAAAATCTTTAGACATATTAAATGCAATGGATCTTGTCTCTACTACAAAAACTTTACTTCATACTTTGAGGGAAGAAGGTTATGATATTCTTCTCATGATTGTGCAATCAGTTTGTGAAAATAATGGTATTGAGATACCAGATATGAATGCTTGTTATAGATCTGGTACAAGAAGTTCGTGCCAACAAAGGGATTCTATTACATTTGAGCACCATTACCGTTTTGATGTATTTAATGCTGCAATAGATTTTCAAGTGGAAGAGctaaataacagatttgatgaTGGGGCTGTAGAACTTCTTAGACTCAGTGCTGCTTTGGAACCTCGAAATAACTTTAAGTTGTTTAATGCTGATGATATTTACAATCTTGCAGAGAAATTTTATCCTGGTGATTTCAATGGACAAGAACTACATTATTTGAGAAGTCAGTTGGTGCATTATAAGGTTGATAATATTCATAATGAAAGGTTCCAGAATATCTCTACTATTTCAGAATTATGTCGAAGATTAGTAGAGACCGAAAAGGCCAAGTATTATCAATCAATTGACAAGCTGATTCGTCTTGTTTTAACACTTCCTGTTTCTACTGCAACAACTGAACGATTATTCTCAGCTATGAAACTTCTCAAAACTTCTCTTCGAAATAAGATGGAAGAAGAGTTCTTGACAGATTCTATGATTGTTTACATTGAAAGAGAATTTACTGCGAAGATCGACACTGATTCAATAATTGATGAGTTCTATTCTATGAAAAATCGCAGGGCACATCTTCAGTag
- the LOC140867059 gene encoding uncharacterized protein isoform X1 produces MAIVLRFVDCEGFLMKRFFDIVHVADTTAVTLKKEICNVLGRHGLHIKDIRGQGYDGASNMRGSWNGLQALFLRDSPQAYYVHCFAHRLQLELVGAAEKESSIWLFFSKLTSVCNLIKASPKRHTELQSAQAIEIANMVATGIYDTGTGLNQIGTLQRAGKTRWSSHFESICSMIDMYKSVIIVLEHMVEEASSNSIRGEATGSLIVLKSFDFIFILYLMHKIMAITDLLCRALQEKSLDILNAMDLVSTTKTLLHTLREEGYDILLMIVQSVCENNGIEIPDMNACYRSGTRSSCQQRDSITFEHHYRFDVFNAAIDFQVEELNNRFDDGAVELLRLSAALEPRNNFKLFNADDIYNLAEKFYPGDFNGQELHYLRSQLVHYKVDNIHNERFQNISTISELCRRLVETEKAKYYQSIDKLIRLVLTLPVSTATTERLFSAMKLLKTSLRNKMEEEFLTDSMIVYIEREFTAKIDTDSIIDEFYSMKNRRAHLQ; encoded by the exons ATGGCTATAGTGTTGAGATTTGTTGATTGTGAGGGCTTCTTAATGAAGCGTTTCTTTGATATTGTACATGTTGCTGATACCACTGCGGTAACTCTTAAAAAAGAAATATGTAATGTGCTTGGGCGACATGGGTTGCATATTAAAGATATTCGGGGTCAAGGATACGATGGAGCTAGCAATATGCGTGGATCCTGGAATGGGCTACAAGCTCTTTTTTTGAGAGATTCTCCACAAGCATATTATGTACATTGTTTTGCACATAGACTTCAACTAGAGTTGGTAGGTGCTGCTGAAAAGGAGAGTTCTATTTGGCTATTTTTCTCAAAATTGACTTCTGTTTGTAATCTTATTAAGGCATCTCCAAAACGTCACACTGAGTTGCAATCTGCCCAAGCTATTGAAATTGCAAATATGGTAGCCACTGGTATTTATGATACAG GCACTGGCCTTAATCAGATTGGTACTTTACAGCGAGCTGGTAAGACACGTTGGAGTTCTCATTTTGAGTCGATTTGCAGTATGATAGATATGTACAAATCAGTGATTATTGTGCTTGAGCACATGGTGGAGGAAGCATCTTCGAATTCTATACGTGGGGAAGCTACGGGTTCATTGATTGTGCTCAAATCATttgatttcatatttattttatatttgatgCACAAGATAATGGCGATAACAGATTTGCTTTGTCGAGCTTTGCAAGAAAAATCTTTAGACATATTAAATGCAATGGATCTTGTCTCTACTACAAAAACTTTACTTCATACTTTGAGGGAAGAAGGTTATGATATTCTTCTCATGATTGTGCAATCAGTTTGTGAAAATAATGGTATTGAGATACCAGATATGAATGCTTGTTATAGATCTGGTACAAGAAGTTCGTGCCAACAAAGGGATTCTATTACATTTGAGCACCATTACCGTTTTGATGTATTTAATGCTGCAATAGATTTTCAAGTGGAAGAGctaaataacagatttgatgaTGGGGCTGTAGAACTTCTTAGACTCAGTGCTGCTTTGGAACCTCGAAATAACTTTAAGTTGTTTAATGCTGATGATATTTACAATCTTGCAGAGAAATTTTATCCTGGTGATTTCAATGGACAAGAACTACATTATTTGAGAAGTCAGTTGGTGCATTATAAGGTTGATAATATTCATAATGAAAGGTTCCAGAATATCTCTACTATTTCAGAATTATGTCGAAGATTAGTAGAGACCGAAAAGGCCAAGTATTATCAATCAATTGACAAGCTGATTCGTCTTGTTTTAACACTTCCTGTTTCTACTGCAACAACTGAACGATTATTCTCAGCTATGAAACTTCTCAAAACTTCTCTTCGAAATAAGATGGAAGAAGAGTTCTTGACAGATTCTATGATTGTTTACATTGAAAGAGAATTTACTGCGAAGATCGACACTGATTCAATAATTGATGAGTTCTATTCTATGAAAAATCGCAGGGCACATCTTCAGTag
- the LOC140867059 gene encoding uncharacterized protein isoform X3 — translation MHTGSPTSPHNNVVQSMSVLMNASGHIDKLMNAQTTEEVKKNILRLTTTIESIRWLCLQGCELRGHDESSSSKNQGTGLNQIGTLQRAGKTRWSSHFESICSMIDMYKSVIIVLEHMVEEASSNSIRGEATGSLIVLKSFDFIFILYLMHKIMAITDLLCRALQEKSLDILNAMDLVSTTKTLLHTLREEGYDILLMIVQSVCENNGIEIPDMNACYRSGTRSSCQQRDSITFEHHYRFDVFNAAIDFQVEELNNRFDDGAVELLRLSAALEPRNNFKLFNADDIYNLAEKFYPGDFNGQELHYLRSQLVHYKVDNIHNERFQNISTISELCRRLVETEKAKYYQSIDKLIRLVLTLPVSTATTERLFSAMKLLKTSLRNKMEEEFLTDSMIVYIEREFTAKIDTDSIIDEFYSMKNRRAHLQ, via the exons ATGCATACGGGGAGTCCTACGTCCCCACATAATAATGTCGTTCAATCTATGAGTGTTTTGATGAATGCAAGTGGTCACATCGATAAATTGATGAATGCACAAACAACAGAAGAAGTGAAGAAAAACATATTGAGGCTTACAACCACAATTGAAAGCATCCGTTGGCTTTGTTTGCAAGGATGTGAATTGAGAGGACATGATGAATCttcatcttccaaaaatcaag GCACTGGCCTTAATCAGATTGGTACTTTACAGCGAGCTGGTAAGACACGTTGGAGTTCTCATTTTGAGTCGATTTGCAGTATGATAGATATGTACAAATCAGTGATTATTGTGCTTGAGCACATGGTGGAGGAAGCATCTTCGAATTCTATACGTGGGGAAGCTACGGGTTCATTGATTGTGCTCAAATCATttgatttcatatttattttatatttgatgCACAAGATAATGGCGATAACAGATTTGCTTTGTCGAGCTTTGCAAGAAAAATCTTTAGACATATTAAATGCAATGGATCTTGTCTCTACTACAAAAACTTTACTTCATACTTTGAGGGAAGAAGGTTATGATATTCTTCTCATGATTGTGCAATCAGTTTGTGAAAATAATGGTATTGAGATACCAGATATGAATGCTTGTTATAGATCTGGTACAAGAAGTTCGTGCCAACAAAGGGATTCTATTACATTTGAGCACCATTACCGTTTTGATGTATTTAATGCTGCAATAGATTTTCAAGTGGAAGAGctaaataacagatttgatgaTGGGGCTGTAGAACTTCTTAGACTCAGTGCTGCTTTGGAACCTCGAAATAACTTTAAGTTGTTTAATGCTGATGATATTTACAATCTTGCAGAGAAATTTTATCCTGGTGATTTCAATGGACAAGAACTACATTATTTGAGAAGTCAGTTGGTGCATTATAAGGTTGATAATATTCATAATGAAAGGTTCCAGAATATCTCTACTATTTCAGAATTATGTCGAAGATTAGTAGAGACCGAAAAGGCCAAGTATTATCAATCAATTGACAAGCTGATTCGTCTTGTTTTAACACTTCCTGTTTCTACTGCAACAACTGAACGATTATTCTCAGCTATGAAACTTCTCAAAACTTCTCTTCGAAATAAGATGGAAGAAGAGTTCTTGACAGATTCTATGATTGTTTACATTGAAAGAGAATTTACTGCGAAGATCGACACTGATTCAATAATTGATGAGTTCTATTCTATGAAAAATCGCAGGGCACATCTTCAGTag
- the LOC140862566 gene encoding UDP-glycosyltransferase 74E1-like, with amino-acid sequence KSGFPLVPDLAFSKFLASKCLKNTILTTTRLTKSAKVSLSSSSISIQTISEDDQNQNETLDEYFQRLKRCLPQNLARFLDQQKESGSVARAIMYDSCFPWVLVYQNKIIESSWMKKSLYLINIVITNIRIFYMLLIMLYHIYICINLVIEWMSSRWPIKTISPTMSLLQTNEDFSDQKINDHMISIFEPTDEEAYTKWLDSKETNSIFYVSFGSVVKLEKEQMEELAFGLMMSNCNFLWVVRSSEENKLRIPPGFISNALDRSLLRMLIWKVGVRVRVGDIKREEIAKLVAEVVHGDKGKELKRNACKWKELVEEAVGKSGTSAKNVDDFVSHILDSYELRTYLHGLYEFQDMNAKFIEDVWKVGVRVRVGDIKREEIAKLVAEVVHGDKGKELKRNVCEWKELVEEAVGKSGTSAKNNAKFIEDVWKVGVRVRVGDIKREEIAKLVAEVVHGDKGKELKRNVCEWKELVEEAVGKGGSSAKNVEDFVSRILGS; translated from the exons aaatctggatTTCCTCTTGTACCCGACCTCGCATTCTCCAAATTCTTAGCCTCAAAGTGTCTCAAAAACACCATTTTAACCACCACACGTTTGACCAAATCAGCCAAAGTTTCCTTGAGCAGCAGCTCAATCAGCATACAAACTATATCCGAGGATGATCAGAATCAAAACGAGACGTTGGATGAGTACTTCCAACGTTTAAAGCGATGTCTTCCGCAGAATTTGGCTAGATTTCTCGACCAACAGAAGGAATCTGGTTCTGTTGCTAGAGCCATCATGTATGATTCTTGTTTTCCATGGGTCttagtgtaccaaaacaaaataatagaaagtTCATGGATGAAAAAATCATTGTACCTCATTAATATTGTTATTACAAATATCAGAATTTTTTATATGCTTTTGATTATgctatatcatatatatatatgcattaacCTA GTTATTGAATGGATGTCTAGCAGATGGCCCATAAAGACCATCAGTCCTACGATGTCGttattacaaacaaacgaggaCTTCTCCGACCAGAAGATCAATGATCATATGATAAGTATCTTCGAGCCAACTGACGAAGAAGCCTACACAAAATGGCTAGACTCGAAAGAAACAAACTCGATCTTTTACGTGTCGTTTGGAAGTGTTGTCAAGCTTGAGAAAGAACAAATGGAGGAGCTTGCATTTGGCCTAATGATGAGCAATTGCAATTTCTTGTGGGTAGTAAGATCGTCAGAAGAGAATAAGCTCCGGATCCCTCCCGGTTTCATTTCTAATGCCCTGGATCGAAGTTTATTGCGGATGTTAATTTGGAAAGTAGGCGTTCGGGTACGAGTGGGCGACATCAAAAGAGAGGAGATTGCCAAGCTTGTGGCAGAAGTCGTGCATGGAGATAAAGGGAAGGAGCTTAAAAGAAATGCTTGTAAGTGGAAGGAATTGGTTGAAGAAGCTGTGGGGAAAAGTGGGACTTCTGCCAAGAATGTTGATGACTTTGTGTCACACATCTTGG ATAGCTATGAATTAAGAACATacctgcatggtttatatgagTTTCAAGATATG aatgcgaagtttatcgaGGATGTTTGGAAAGTAGGCGTTCGGGTACGAGTGGGCGACATCAAAAGAGAGGAGATTGCCAAGCTTGTGGCAGAAGTCGTGCATGGAGATAAAGGGAAAGAGCTTAAAAGAAATGTTTGTGAGTGGAAGGAATTGGTTGAAGAAGCTGTGGGGAAAAGTGGGACTTCTGCCAAGAAT aatgcgaagtttatcgaGGATGTTTGGAAAGTAGGCGTTCGGGTACGAGTGGGCGACATCAAAAGAGAGGAGATTGCCAAGCTTGTGGCAGAAGTCGTGCATGGAGATAAAGGGAAAGAGCTTAAAAGAAATGTTTGTGAGTGGAAGGAATTGGTTGAAGAAGCTGTGGGGAAAGGTGGGAGTTCTGCTAAGAATGTTGAGGATTTTGTGTCACGTATCTTGGGTAGCTAA
- the LOC140867059 gene encoding uncharacterized protein isoform X5 — MAIVLRFVDCEGFLMKRFFDIVHVADTTAVTLKKEICNVLGRHGLHIKDIRGQGYDGASNMRGSWNGLQALFLRDSPQAYYVHCFAHRLQLELVGAAEKESSIWLFFSKLTSVCNLIKASPKRHTELQSAQAIEIANMVATGIYDTGTGLNQIGTLQRAEKFYPGDFNGQELHYLRSQLVHYKVDNIHNERFQNISTISELCRRLVETEKAKYYQSIDKLIRLVLTLPVSTATTERLFSAMKLLKTSLRNKMEEEFLTDSMIVYIEREFTAKIDTDSIIDEFYSMKNRRAHLQ; from the exons ATGGCTATAGTGTTGAGATTTGTTGATTGTGAGGGCTTCTTAATGAAGCGTTTCTTTGATATTGTACATGTTGCTGATACCACTGCGGTAACTCTTAAAAAAGAAATATGTAATGTGCTTGGGCGACATGGGTTGCATATTAAAGATATTCGGGGTCAAGGATACGATGGAGCTAGCAATATGCGTGGATCCTGGAATGGGCTACAAGCTCTTTTTTTGAGAGATTCTCCACAAGCATATTATGTACATTGTTTTGCACATAGACTTCAACTAGAGTTGGTAGGTGCTGCTGAAAAGGAGAGTTCTATTTGGCTATTTTTCTCAAAATTGACTTCTGTTTGTAATCTTATTAAGGCATCTCCAAAACGTCACACTGAGTTGCAATCTGCCCAAGCTATTGAAATTGCAAATATGGTAGCCACTGGTATTTATGATACAG GCACTGGCCTTAATCAGATTGGTACTTTACAGCGAGCTG AGAAATTTTATCCTGGTGATTTCAATGGACAAGAACTACATTATTTGAGAAGTCAGTTGGTGCATTATAAGGTTGATAATATTCATAATGAAAGGTTCCAGAATATCTCTACTATTTCAGAATTATGTCGAAGATTAGTAGAGACCGAAAAGGCCAAGTATTATCAATCAATTGACAAGCTGATTCGTCTTGTTTTAACACTTCCTGTTTCTACTGCAACAACTGAACGATTATTCTCAGCTATGAAACTTCTCAAAACTTCTCTTCGAAATAAGATGGAAGAAGAGTTCTTGACAGATTCTATGATTGTTTACATTGAAAGAGAATTTACTGCGAAGATCGACACTGATTCAATAATTGATGAGTTCTATTCTATGAAAAATCGCAGGGCACATCTTCAGTag
- the LOC140867059 gene encoding uncharacterized protein isoform X2, producing the protein MAIVLRFVDCEGFLMKRFFDIVHVADTTAVTLKKEICNVLGRHGLHIKDIRGQGYDGASNMRGSWNGLQALFLRDSPQAYYVHCFAHRLQLELASPKRHTELQSAQAIEIANMVATGIYDTGTGLNQIGTLQRAGKTRWSSHFESICSMIDMYKSVIIVLEHMVEEASSNSIRGEATGSLIVLKSFDFIFILYLMHKIMAITDLLCRALQEKSLDILNAMDLVSTTKTLLHTLREEGYDILLMIVQSVCENNGIEIPDMNACYRSGTRSSCQQRDSITFEHHYRFDVFNAAIDFQVEELNNRFDDGAVELLRLSAALEPRNNFKLFNADDIYNLAEKFYPGDFNGQELHYLRSQLVHYKVDNIHNERFQNISTISELCRRLVETEKAKYYQSIDKLIRLVLTLPVSTATTERLFSAMKLLKTSLRNKMEEEFLTDSMIVYIEREFTAKIDTDSIIDEFYSMKNRRAHLQ; encoded by the exons ATGGCTATAGTGTTGAGATTTGTTGATTGTGAGGGCTTCTTAATGAAGCGTTTCTTTGATATTGTACATGTTGCTGATACCACTGCGGTAACTCTTAAAAAAGAAATATGTAATGTGCTTGGGCGACATGGGTTGCATATTAAAGATATTCGGGGTCAAGGATACGATGGAGCTAGCAATATGCGTGGATCCTGGAATGGGCTACAAGCTCTTTTTTTGAGAGATTCTCCACAAGCATATTATGTACATTGTTTTGCACATAGACTTCAACTAGAGTTG GCATCTCCAAAACGTCACACTGAGTTGCAATCTGCCCAAGCTATTGAAATTGCAAATATGGTAGCCACTGGTATTTATGATACAG GCACTGGCCTTAATCAGATTGGTACTTTACAGCGAGCTGGTAAGACACGTTGGAGTTCTCATTTTGAGTCGATTTGCAGTATGATAGATATGTACAAATCAGTGATTATTGTGCTTGAGCACATGGTGGAGGAAGCATCTTCGAATTCTATACGTGGGGAAGCTACGGGTTCATTGATTGTGCTCAAATCATttgatttcatatttattttatatttgatgCACAAGATAATGGCGATAACAGATTTGCTTTGTCGAGCTTTGCAAGAAAAATCTTTAGACATATTAAATGCAATGGATCTTGTCTCTACTACAAAAACTTTACTTCATACTTTGAGGGAAGAAGGTTATGATATTCTTCTCATGATTGTGCAATCAGTTTGTGAAAATAATGGTATTGAGATACCAGATATGAATGCTTGTTATAGATCTGGTACAAGAAGTTCGTGCCAACAAAGGGATTCTATTACATTTGAGCACCATTACCGTTTTGATGTATTTAATGCTGCAATAGATTTTCAAGTGGAAGAGctaaataacagatttgatgaTGGGGCTGTAGAACTTCTTAGACTCAGTGCTGCTTTGGAACCTCGAAATAACTTTAAGTTGTTTAATGCTGATGATATTTACAATCTTGCAGAGAAATTTTATCCTGGTGATTTCAATGGACAAGAACTACATTATTTGAGAAGTCAGTTGGTGCATTATAAGGTTGATAATATTCATAATGAAAGGTTCCAGAATATCTCTACTATTTCAGAATTATGTCGAAGATTAGTAGAGACCGAAAAGGCCAAGTATTATCAATCAATTGACAAGCTGATTCGTCTTGTTTTAACACTTCCTGTTTCTACTGCAACAACTGAACGATTATTCTCAGCTATGAAACTTCTCAAAACTTCTCTTCGAAATAAGATGGAAGAAGAGTTCTTGACAGATTCTATGATTGTTTACATTGAAAGAGAATTTACTGCGAAGATCGACACTGATTCAATAATTGATGAGTTCTATTCTATGAAAAATCGCAGGGCACATCTTCAGTag